Proteins co-encoded in one Bradyrhizobium sp. 170 genomic window:
- a CDS encoding branched-chain amino acid ABC transporter permease, translated as MRTGDFKQTYGELVTLVDSPPVWLWSTVLVAGLVVAPFVLNSYALSFLMIILITVVGTLGLNILTGYTGLISLGHVGFLVTGAYAYAVLVSRYHMHPLVGFLGAGVVPALASLIVGAPSLRLKGLYLAITTLAFSFIINTVILEARWLTNGARGISVQRPEIFGLSFDSDAAFTYLCLGFAILTLFATLNIRRSRVGRAFVAIRDNDTAARVMGINLHAYKLFAFVTSAFITGLSGALYGIYLSFVSVEGFPFLLSIEALAILIVGGLGSALGAVLGTILIVLLPEATRFVFSLFSAQMDAMFTTGAQELKSMLYGLVIILFLRFQPRGLVGAWHDIRRMWVNWPLRY; from the coding sequence ATGCGCACCGGCGATTTCAAACAGACCTACGGCGAGCTCGTAACTCTCGTCGACTCGCCCCCGGTATGGCTATGGTCGACGGTGCTGGTCGCAGGCCTGGTCGTCGCGCCGTTTGTGCTGAACTCCTATGCGCTGTCGTTCCTGATGATCATCCTGATTACGGTTGTCGGCACGCTGGGGCTGAACATCCTGACCGGCTACACCGGCCTGATCTCGCTCGGCCATGTCGGCTTCCTCGTCACCGGCGCCTACGCCTATGCGGTGCTGGTTTCCAGGTATCACATGCATCCGCTGGTCGGTTTCCTTGGCGCGGGCGTGGTGCCGGCACTCGCCAGCCTCATCGTCGGCGCGCCGTCGCTGCGGCTGAAGGGGCTTTATCTCGCGATTACCACGCTGGCCTTCTCCTTCATCATCAACACCGTTATCCTGGAAGCGCGGTGGCTGACCAACGGCGCCCGCGGCATTTCGGTGCAGCGGCCGGAGATTTTCGGCCTTAGCTTCGATAGCGACGCCGCCTTCACCTATCTCTGCCTCGGCTTTGCGATTCTCACGCTGTTCGCCACGCTCAACATCCGCCGCAGCCGCGTCGGCCGCGCCTTTGTCGCGATCCGCGACAACGACACCGCCGCCCGGGTCATGGGCATCAATCTGCACGCCTACAAGCTGTTCGCCTTCGTCACCTCCGCCTTCATCACCGGCCTGTCAGGCGCGCTGTATGGAATTTACCTCTCCTTCGTCAGCGTCGAAGGCTTTCCGTTCCTGCTCTCGATCGAGGCGCTGGCGATCCTGATTGTCGGCGGCCTCGGCTCCGCGCTCGGCGCCGTCCTCGGCACCATCCTGATCGTGCTGCTGCCGGAAGCGACGCGGTTCGTGTTCAGCCTGTTCAGCGCGCAGATGGACGCCATGTTCACGACCGGGGCGCAGGAGCTCAAGAGCATGCTCTACGGTCTCGTCATCATCCTGTTCCTGCGCTTCCAGCCGCGCGGCCTGGTCGGCGCCTGGCACGACATCAGGCGAATGTGGGTGAACTGGCCGCTTCGTTACTAA
- a CDS encoding ABC transporter substrate-binding protein has protein sequence MIKYLATASLLLAGAYLSTGPALAADPGITDTEIVIGDVEPLTGPPALLGVAASIGHKIAIAEANAAGGINGRKIKYVLEDDGYVTARTIQGVKKVTDVDKAFALLGISGSGQSIAVMPLLEKAGIPTVIDVAPVKFLWEPTRKNVFVVGQSYEEGIIHLVNYLADKNPGKKWGLITQDDDYGITVRDGFDTVVKAKKLNVVYSGNYKKGQQDFSSDMLQLKDSGAEVFLAGGIIGENIAMMKELEKLNIKPVVGIFWPGRVEPVLKLMGPAGDGIYAVDYVEPFAGPAGKAFLEKAKGLLPEAEMKGINRYSMTGYAAAKVLISAIERCGKQPTWACTIAELEKTKNVETGIMAPISFGPGIRFSNQKLQIMQSEFSTLSFKPVN, from the coding sequence ATGATCAAATATCTGGCGACCGCGTCGCTGTTACTCGCAGGCGCGTATCTGTCGACCGGCCCGGCGCTCGCCGCCGATCCCGGCATCACCGACACCGAAATCGTGATCGGCGACGTCGAGCCCCTGACCGGTCCACCGGCGCTGCTCGGCGTCGCCGCATCGATCGGCCACAAGATCGCGATTGCGGAAGCCAACGCCGCCGGCGGCATCAACGGCCGCAAGATCAAATATGTGCTGGAAGACGACGGATATGTCACTGCCCGCACCATCCAAGGCGTCAAGAAGGTGACCGACGTCGACAAAGCCTTCGCGTTGCTCGGCATCTCTGGCTCGGGACAGTCCATCGCCGTGATGCCGCTATTGGAAAAGGCCGGCATTCCCACCGTGATCGACGTGGCGCCGGTCAAGTTCCTCTGGGAGCCGACGCGCAAGAACGTGTTCGTAGTCGGGCAGTCCTATGAGGAAGGCATCATCCACCTCGTCAACTATCTCGCCGACAAGAACCCTGGCAAGAAATGGGGCCTGATCACGCAGGACGATGATTACGGCATCACCGTGCGCGACGGTTTCGATACCGTGGTCAAGGCCAAGAAGCTCAATGTGGTCTACAGCGGCAACTACAAGAAGGGCCAGCAGGACTTCTCTTCCGACATGCTGCAACTGAAGGATTCCGGCGCCGAAGTGTTTCTGGCCGGCGGCATCATCGGCGAGAACATCGCGATGATGAAGGAGCTGGAGAAGCTCAACATCAAGCCGGTGGTCGGCATCTTCTGGCCCGGACGGGTCGAGCCGGTGCTGAAACTGATGGGACCGGCCGGCGATGGCATCTACGCGGTTGACTATGTAGAACCGTTCGCGGGGCCGGCCGGCAAGGCCTTCCTTGAGAAGGCAAAGGGACTGCTTCCGGAAGCCGAGATGAAAGGCATCAACCGCTACTCGATGACCGGCTATGCTGCCGCCAAGGTGCTGATTTCAGCGATCGAGCGCTGCGGCAAGCAGCCGACGTGGGCCTGCACCATCGCGGAACTGGAAAAGACCAAGAACGTCGAGACGGGCATCATGGCGCCGATCAGCTTCGGACCAGGCATCCGCTTCTCGAACCAGAAGCTGCAGATCATGCAGTCCGAGTTCTCGACGCTGAGCTTCAAGCCGGTGAATTGA
- a CDS encoding acyl-CoA dehydrogenase family protein: MNVRPADPRSHSDSEFHFSEQPQLSEELRMLREQVRRFVEKEVVPYGEQWERDGKIPREIYRRMGALGFLGMRHAAEYGGTDMGPLASMVWAEELGRSTFGGFTSSVLVHTDMSAVHISLRGTHEQKQKYLPAIIRGETICSIAVTEPDAGSDVAGLKTRARRDGDSWVINGSKMFITNAVYGDILIVAARTDPAAKGSRGISLFIVERTTPGISVTKLDKHGWLCSDTAEIAFQDVRIPAENLLGEENRGFYGIMETFENERICIGGICAGESAKAIELTTNYVKSRQAFGGPLWNQQAVRLKLASLATRTAAARALAYHAAELVEAGKPCPREVSMVKALSPEVLHEVVHGCLQLHGGTGFMRGTPIERMVRDARVLTIGGGATEVMLEEVAKRM, from the coding sequence ATGAACGTCAGGCCCGCCGATCCGCGCAGTCACTCCGACAGCGAATTCCATTTCTCGGAGCAGCCGCAGCTTTCAGAGGAGTTGCGGATGCTGCGCGAGCAGGTCCGCCGCTTTGTCGAGAAGGAAGTCGTGCCATATGGCGAGCAGTGGGAGCGCGATGGCAAGATCCCGCGCGAGATCTATCGCCGCATGGGTGCGCTCGGCTTTCTCGGCATGCGTCACGCGGCCGAATATGGCGGTACCGATATGGGCCCGCTGGCGTCGATGGTGTGGGCGGAAGAACTCGGAAGGTCGACTTTCGGTGGTTTCACCTCGTCGGTACTTGTTCATACCGACATGTCGGCGGTCCACATCAGTCTGCGCGGCACGCACGAGCAGAAGCAGAAATATCTACCCGCGATCATTCGCGGCGAGACGATCTGCTCAATCGCGGTGACCGAGCCCGACGCGGGCTCCGACGTCGCCGGGCTGAAGACGCGTGCGCGTCGCGACGGCGATTCCTGGGTGATCAACGGATCGAAAATGTTCATCACCAATGCAGTCTATGGCGATATCCTGATCGTCGCCGCACGCACCGATCCAGCGGCCAAGGGCAGCCGCGGCATCTCGCTGTTTATCGTCGAGCGGACGACGCCGGGCATCTCGGTAACAAAACTCGACAAGCACGGCTGGCTTTGCTCCGACACCGCCGAAATCGCTTTCCAGGATGTTCGCATCCCCGCGGAAAATCTGCTGGGCGAGGAGAACCGCGGCTTTTACGGCATCATGGAAACCTTCGAGAACGAGCGCATCTGCATCGGCGGCATCTGCGCCGGCGAGTCCGCCAAGGCCATCGAACTCACCACCAATTATGTGAAGAGCCGGCAGGCGTTCGGCGGCCCGCTATGGAACCAGCAGGCGGTGCGGCTCAAGCTCGCCTCGCTCGCGACCAGGACCGCGGCCGCCCGGGCGCTGGCCTATCATGCGGCGGAGCTTGTCGAAGCCGGCAAACCATGCCCGCGCGAGGTGTCGATGGTGAAGGCGCTGTCGCCGGAAGTGCTGCACGAGGTCGTGCATGGTTGCCTGCAACTGCACGGCGGCACCGGTTTTATGCGCGGCACGCCGATCGAGCGCATGGTGCGCGATGCCAGGGTGCTGACCATCGGCGGCGGCGCCACCGAGGTCATGCTGGAGGAAGTCGCCAAGCGGATGTGA
- a CDS encoding alpha/beta hydrolase: MGRAGGNIAAAPIELAIERIRAVYRSWNRDTSVAQMRSDWDTAFGGCTAPVTCERVSAGGVDGEWISPSDAREDKAILYFHGGGFRIGSVSSHRDLIAQIALATSCRVLAINYRLAPEHRFPAALDDAIAAYGWMLDCGLKSANVAFAGDSAGGNLVLAAMLALRERRLPLPVSAVLMSPWTDLAATGASYVSRAEADPIHQRPMILALARNYLGAQGDPYDPLASPLYADLGGLPPLLIQVGDRETVLDDSVMFTDMARAAGIDVTLEVWDGMIHVFQMFGAELPEAHRAIASIAGFLNRHLHIKAERGPS, translated from the coding sequence ATGGGGCGCGCAGGCGGGAATATCGCAGCAGCTCCGATCGAACTCGCGATCGAACGCATCCGCGCAGTCTACCGCAGCTGGAACCGCGATACGTCCGTGGCCCAGATGCGCAGCGATTGGGATACCGCTTTCGGAGGTTGCACTGCGCCGGTCACGTGCGAACGCGTCTCTGCTGGTGGCGTCGATGGCGAATGGATATCGCCGAGCGATGCGCGAGAGGACAAGGCCATTCTCTATTTCCATGGCGGCGGCTTTCGCATCGGCTCGGTGTCCTCGCACCGCGACCTGATTGCGCAGATCGCACTTGCCACCAGCTGTCGCGTGCTCGCCATCAACTACCGCCTCGCACCGGAACATCGCTTTCCGGCCGCGCTGGACGATGCCATCGCGGCCTATGGCTGGATGCTCGATTGCGGCCTGAAGTCGGCCAACGTCGCCTTTGCCGGGGATTCCGCCGGTGGCAATCTCGTGCTTGCAGCCATGCTGGCCTTGCGGGAACGCAGGCTTCCGCTGCCCGTATCCGCAGTGCTGATGTCGCCATGGACCGATCTCGCGGCGACCGGCGCGAGTTACGTCAGCCGGGCCGAAGCGGACCCGATCCATCAGCGCCCGATGATCCTGGCGCTGGCGAGGAATTATTTGGGCGCGCAGGGCGATCCCTACGATCCGCTGGCATCACCGCTGTATGCCGACCTCGGAGGCTTGCCGCCGCTATTGATCCAGGTCGGCGATCGCGAAACCGTGCTGGACGATTCCGTCATGTTTACCGACATGGCGCGCGCCGCCGGCATCGATGTTACTCTTGAGGTGTGGGATGGTATGATCCACGTCTTCCAGATGTTCGGCGCGGAGCTTCCCGAGGCGCATCGGGCCATCGCATCGATCGCCGGATTTCTCAACCGGCACCTTCACATCAAGGCCGAGAGGGGACCATCATGA
- a CDS encoding SDR family NAD(P)-dependent oxidoreductase has protein sequence MPAPGTRPFGRLDGRRAFVSGGAQGIGAAIVRSFAEAGARVVIADLDIAGASDLAGQVGATATRLDVGDTSSVQAIMSQHGPFDIVVNNAGVDQHAFFTDTTMEDWARLLALNLVSAFACTHAALPAMQAAGFGRIINITSEAGRLGSKGGAVYSAAKGGVIAFTKSIARENARFGITANSIAPGPIRTPMLEAAVAQGGDKILRAMTDATLLRRLGEPEEIAAAVLFLASDQAAYITGETIGVSGGMGTGG, from the coding sequence GTGCCGGCTCCCGGCACCCGGCCTTTCGGGCGGCTCGATGGCCGCCGCGCCTTCGTCTCGGGCGGCGCGCAGGGCATTGGTGCGGCGATCGTGCGAAGCTTTGCCGAGGCTGGCGCTCGCGTCGTGATCGCCGATCTCGATATCGCCGGAGCATCCGATCTTGCCGGGCAGGTTGGTGCGACCGCAACTCGCCTTGATGTCGGCGACACCAGCTCGGTGCAAGCGATCATGTCGCAGCACGGACCGTTCGATATCGTCGTCAACAATGCCGGCGTCGACCAGCATGCGTTCTTCACCGATACGACGATGGAAGATTGGGCCAGGCTGCTCGCGCTCAATCTGGTTTCGGCTTTTGCATGCACCCACGCCGCGCTCCCGGCGATGCAGGCGGCCGGCTTCGGGCGCATCATCAACATCACCTCGGAAGCCGGCCGGTTGGGTTCCAAGGGTGGCGCAGTTTACTCTGCCGCCAAGGGCGGCGTGATCGCCTTTACCAAAAGCATTGCGCGCGAAAATGCACGCTTCGGGATTACCGCCAATTCAATCGCGCCGGGGCCGATCCGCACGCCGATGCTGGAAGCGGCCGTTGCCCAAGGTGGCGACAAGATTCTGCGCGCCATGACCGATGCCACCCTGTTGCGGCGGCTCGGCGAGCCCGAGGAGATCGCCGCCGCCGTGTTGTTTCTGGCATCCGATCAGGCGGCCTATATCACCGGCGAGACGATTGGCGTGTCGGGTGGCATGGGAACGGGTGGCTGA
- a CDS encoding enoyl-CoA hydratase-related protein, translating to MIDKGPVLLDIADGIARLRLNRPDAANGMSAELLRALCDAIMVCHGQPDLRVLLLSGEGTNFCAGGDVRAFASKGEKLPDYIRQATAYLQNAVTGLLRLEAPVVTSVQGFAAGGGGFGLVCASDIVIAGESAKFLAGATRVAMAPDAGVSVTLSRLVGLRRAMSILLTNPVISAPEALSIGIVTKVVPDAELAEASLAMARELAAGAPKALAATKRLVWAGTGTSIEQCLSEEARTVSELSGMADAREGLAAVIERRKPVFTGR from the coding sequence ATGATCGATAAAGGTCCCGTTCTGCTCGACATCGCCGACGGCATCGCGCGGCTGCGGCTCAACCGCCCCGATGCCGCCAACGGCATGAGCGCCGAACTTTTGCGCGCGCTGTGCGACGCCATCATGGTCTGCCACGGCCAGCCGGACTTGCGCGTGTTGCTCCTGAGCGGGGAGGGAACGAATTTCTGCGCGGGCGGTGACGTCCGCGCGTTCGCGTCGAAAGGCGAGAAGCTGCCTGACTATATCAGGCAGGCAACGGCCTATCTGCAGAATGCGGTGACGGGGCTTTTGCGGCTGGAGGCGCCCGTCGTCACTTCCGTTCAAGGCTTTGCCGCGGGTGGCGGCGGCTTTGGCCTCGTCTGCGCTTCCGATATCGTCATCGCCGGCGAGTCGGCAAAATTCCTCGCGGGCGCGACGCGTGTCGCCATGGCGCCCGACGCCGGGGTGTCCGTCACGCTGTCGCGATTGGTCGGCCTGCGCCGCGCAATGTCGATCCTTCTCACAAATCCGGTGATATCGGCGCCCGAGGCGCTCTCCATAGGCATCGTCACCAAGGTCGTTCCGGATGCAGAACTGGCCGAGGCGTCGCTCGCGATGGCGCGCGAACTGGCGGCCGGTGCGCCGAAAGCGCTGGCGGCGACCAAACGGCTGGTCTGGGCCGGGACCGGCACCAGCATCGAGCAATGCCTTTCGGAAGAAGCGCGCACCGTGTCCGAACTGTCGGGGATGGCCGACGCACGCGAAGGGCTGGCGGCCGTCATCGAGCGGCGCAAACCAGTCTTTACGGGACGCTAG
- a CDS encoding aromatic-ring-hydroxylating dioxygenase subunit beta — translation MLSRESSATLMSAVTAFIYKEARLQDEHHYEAWEALWTDDGVYWVPANGDDIDPEKEMSIIYDNRSRISLRIKQLLTGKRHTQTPQSRLRRLVSNIELVDEQPGGDISVASNSMVFESSLRDDTIWAARNEYRLRYVDGELRMAYKKVILVNNEKALFTLSFLI, via the coding sequence ATGCTGTCGCGCGAAAGCAGCGCCACGCTCATGAGCGCCGTAACAGCCTTCATCTACAAGGAGGCGCGGCTGCAGGACGAGCACCATTATGAAGCCTGGGAAGCGCTCTGGACCGATGACGGCGTCTATTGGGTGCCGGCCAATGGCGACGATATCGATCCCGAAAAGGAAATGTCGATCATTTACGACAACCGTTCGCGCATTTCGCTCCGCATCAAGCAATTGCTGACCGGCAAGCGCCACACCCAGACGCCGCAATCGCGGCTGCGGCGGCTCGTCTCCAATATCGAGCTCGTGGACGAACAGCCGGGCGGCGATATCTCGGTCGCCAGCAACAGCATGGTGTTTGAGTCCAGCCTTCGCGACGACACCATCTGGGCCGCCCGCAACGAATATCGGCTGCGCTATGTCGATGGCGAGCTGCGAATGGCCTACAAGAAGGTGATCCTGGTCAATAACGAGAAGGCGCTGTTCACGCTCTCGTTCCTCATCTAG
- a CDS encoding aromatic ring-hydroxylating dioxygenase subunit alpha, with translation MNVVPRASQWGELIRPDRVHGSLYSDPAIFEAELQNIWYRTWVYVGHESEVPNANDYVVKSIGPQSVIMTRDELGKVNLLLNRCSHRGNQVCSYDKGNARSFTCPFHSWTFANDGRLVGYAFPDGYEGQDKSKLSLGRVTRVQSYRGFVFGSFAAEGPTLEEHLGGAAETIDRLVRFSPEGEVEVTAGFLKHRVKANWKFILENECDGYHPAFVHSSIFGVADSAIGKLYGGASTAVTRDYGNGHTEIDLRPEFRKRDAPMSWFGTTEERLPDYTARMKAAYGDQQAREIMIDGTPHVMIFPNLFIAEIQMFVIQPLAVDDSVQHVTALQFKGAPDMNRRLRQQTMGSVGPAGLLLADDSEMYERCHRGVLARNPEWIFLGRGEKRERQDEFGFKVGHVTDEIPSRGIWRHYRSLMEAR, from the coding sequence ATGAACGTCGTGCCGCGCGCGTCGCAGTGGGGCGAATTGATCCGGCCGGACCGGGTGCACGGCTCGCTTTACAGCGATCCCGCGATCTTCGAAGCCGAATTGCAGAACATCTGGTACCGCACCTGGGTCTATGTCGGGCACGAGAGCGAAGTGCCGAACGCGAATGACTACGTCGTCAAGTCGATCGGCCCGCAATCGGTCATCATGACCCGCGACGAGCTGGGCAAGGTCAATTTGCTGCTCAATCGCTGCTCGCACCGGGGCAACCAGGTCTGTTCCTATGACAAGGGCAATGCGCGTTCCTTCACATGCCCGTTCCATTCCTGGACCTTTGCCAATGATGGCCGTCTGGTCGGTTATGCGTTCCCCGACGGCTACGAAGGCCAGGACAAGTCAAAACTTTCGCTCGGCCGGGTGACGCGGGTGCAATCCTATCGCGGTTTTGTGTTCGGTTCGTTTGCGGCCGAAGGCCCGACGCTGGAAGAGCATCTCGGCGGCGCGGCCGAGACCATCGACCGTCTGGTTCGCTTCTCGCCGGAAGGCGAGGTCGAGGTGACAGCCGGCTTCCTCAAGCATCGCGTCAAGGCCAACTGGAAATTCATTCTGGAAAACGAATGCGACGGTTATCATCCGGCCTTCGTGCATTCCTCGATCTTCGGTGTCGCCGACAGCGCGATCGGCAAGCTCTATGGCGGCGCGTCGACCGCGGTGACGCGCGACTATGGCAACGGCCATACCGAGATCGACCTGCGGCCCGAATTCCGCAAGCGCGATGCGCCGATGAGCTGGTTTGGCACCACGGAGGAGCGGTTGCCGGATTATACGGCGCGGATGAAGGCGGCCTATGGCGACCAGCAGGCGCGCGAGATCATGATCGATGGCACGCCGCATGTGATGATCTTCCCGAACCTGTTCATCGCCGAAATCCAGATGTTCGTGATCCAGCCGCTCGCGGTCGACGACAGCGTGCAGCACGTCACCGCGTTGCAGTTCAAGGGCGCGCCCGACATGAACCGGCGTTTGCGCCAGCAGACCATGGGCTCGGTCGGTCCGGCCGGATTGCTGCTTGCGGACGATTCGGAAATGTACGAGCGCTGCCATCGCGGCGTGCTGGCGCGCAATCCCGAATGGATTTTCCTTGGCCGTGGCGAGAAGCGCGAACGCCAGGACGAATTCGGCTTCAAGGTCGGTCATGTCACCGACGAAATCCCGTCGCGCGGCATCTGGCGGCATTATCGCAGCCTGATGGAGGCCCGCTGA
- a CDS encoding enoyl-CoA hydratase-related protein, producing the protein MESRPPADLARALYAALAAGDREQLDALLHPEFTGRTAEGLPYGIGGDHDGPAAMRRNGWGAIARHFEARAEPERFLDLADGRLLVTGRYHGHGKQGGAVLDAAFAHLIAVDQGRIKSLEQFTDTARWHDAAGPLRTVLLDFEGSVATLRLNRPDKGNAIDESMAADLAEAATQIAERSDVRAVLIAGNGPNFTVGGDLSLFAGTAREQLPNRLRRMIDSYHLAIERLTSIDAPVVAAVRGGAGGGGLGLIYAADIVVAADDARFALGYGALGLTADGGNTWFLPRMVGIRRAQELFLLNRRLTAQEALDFGLVSRLASSDSVESEANALAATLAAGPTRAFGAVRRMLRQSFETGLSDQLEAEKESIIATSRNRDANEGIAAFVAKRRPQFRGD; encoded by the coding sequence ATGGAGAGCCGCCCACCTGCCGATCTCGCCCGCGCGCTCTACGCCGCGCTTGCCGCCGGCGACCGCGAGCAGCTCGACGCGCTGCTGCATCCGGAATTCACCGGCCGCACCGCCGAGGGCTTGCCGTACGGCATCGGCGGCGATCATGACGGACCCGCAGCAATGCGGCGCAACGGCTGGGGCGCGATCGCTCGGCATTTCGAGGCGCGGGCCGAGCCGGAACGGTTTCTCGATCTCGCCGATGGCCGTCTGCTGGTGACCGGCCGTTATCACGGCCACGGCAAGCAAGGCGGCGCCGTTCTCGATGCAGCCTTTGCGCATCTGATCGCGGTAGATCAGGGACGCATCAAGTCGCTCGAACAATTTACCGACACCGCACGCTGGCATGACGCCGCGGGTCCGCTGCGGACCGTGCTGCTCGACTTCGAAGGTAGCGTTGCGACCTTGCGCCTGAACCGTCCGGACAAAGGCAATGCAATCGACGAAAGCATGGCTGCCGATCTCGCCGAAGCTGCAACCCAGATCGCGGAAAGGTCAGATGTCCGCGCCGTCCTGATCGCCGGCAACGGGCCGAACTTCACGGTCGGCGGCGACCTCAGCCTGTTCGCGGGAACTGCGCGCGAGCAATTGCCGAACCGGTTGCGCCGCATGATCGACAGCTATCATCTGGCGATCGAACGGCTGACCAGCATCGACGCGCCGGTCGTCGCAGCGGTGCGCGGCGGTGCCGGTGGCGGTGGATTGGGCCTGATTTACGCCGCCGACATTGTCGTGGCGGCCGATGATGCGCGGTTTGCGCTGGGTTATGGCGCGCTCGGCCTGACAGCCGACGGCGGAAACACCTGGTTCCTGCCGCGAATGGTTGGGATACGACGCGCACAAGAGCTGTTCCTGCTCAATCGCCGTCTTACCGCGCAGGAAGCGCTGGACTTCGGGTTGGTGTCGCGTCTGGCATCGAGCGATAGCGTGGAGAGCGAGGCGAACGCCCTCGCCGCCACACTGGCCGCGGGTCCGACGCGCGCCTTTGGCGCCGTCCGCCGCATGCTGAGGCAGTCATTTGAAACCGGCCTGTCGGATCAGCTCGAAGCTGAAAAAGAATCGATTATCGCGACTAGCCGCAACCGTGACGCGAATGAAGGAATCGCAGCCTTCGTCGCCAAGCGCCGCCCGCAGTTTCGCGGCGATTGA
- a CDS encoding Gfo/Idh/MocA family oxidoreductase produces the protein MAEPRIRLGMVGGGEGAFIGAVHRIAARLDDRYELVAGALSASPDKAIRSAEAIGLESDRSYPDFRTMAQAEAARTDGIEAVAIVTPNHMHAPVADAFLDAGVHIICDKPLTTTLEEARRLRDRARTSGLIFAVTYNYSGYPLVRHARAMVQGGELGAIRIVQVEYPQDWLADPLEVTGQKQADWRTDPARAGAGGCVGDIGTHAYQLAHFVTGMMPEQILAETTIFVPGRRVDDNVQILLRYGNGARGTLWASQVAPGNDNGLRLRIFGEKGGLDWRQEEPNLLVWSPLGEAPRSIRRGTTSMNAAGQRVNRTPPGHPEGYLEAFATIYTEVAAAIVASRTASLADPGLTFPTIEDGFAGVAMVDAVLRSSAAGGVWMPVEL, from the coding sequence ATGGCTGAGCCACGCATTCGACTTGGAATGGTAGGCGGTGGGGAAGGCGCCTTCATCGGCGCCGTCCACCGTATCGCCGCGCGCCTGGACGATCGTTACGAACTCGTGGCTGGGGCGCTTTCGGCCTCGCCCGACAAAGCGATCCGATCGGCGGAGGCTATCGGCCTTGAGTCCGATCGATCCTATCCTGACTTTCGGACCATGGCGCAGGCCGAGGCCGCGCGAACCGACGGTATCGAAGCGGTTGCGATCGTCACTCCGAACCATATGCACGCACCTGTCGCCGACGCCTTCCTGGATGCGGGTGTTCACATCATCTGCGACAAACCGTTGACGACAACCCTTGAGGAGGCGCGCCGCTTGCGCGACAGGGCACGCACGAGCGGATTGATATTTGCCGTCACCTATAATTATTCCGGTTATCCGCTTGTCCGCCATGCACGCGCTATGGTTCAGGGCGGCGAACTCGGCGCGATCCGGATCGTGCAGGTCGAATACCCGCAGGATTGGTTGGCCGATCCGCTAGAGGTCACCGGCCAAAAACAGGCCGACTGGCGTACCGATCCGGCGCGCGCTGGTGCCGGCGGCTGCGTCGGCGACATCGGTACCCATGCATACCAGCTGGCGCACTTCGTGACCGGGATGATGCCTGAGCAGATTCTGGCCGAGACGACGATCTTCGTGCCGGGCCGCCGTGTCGATGACAACGTGCAAATTCTGCTGCGTTACGGGAACGGGGCGCGGGGGACGTTGTGGGCGAGCCAGGTTGCACCCGGAAACGATAACGGGTTGCGGTTACGGATCTTCGGTGAGAAGGGCGGTCTGGACTGGCGACAGGAAGAGCCGAACCTTCTCGTCTGGTCGCCGCTCGGTGAAGCACCACGGTCGATCCGCCGCGGCACAACGTCCATGAACGCCGCCGGTCAGCGCGTCAATCGTACTCCACCCGGCCATCCTGAGGGATACCTGGAAGCATTCGCGACGATCTATACCGAAGTGGCCGCAGCTATTGTGGCCAGTCGTACCGCTTCCCTTGCCGATCCGGGGCTGACCTTTCCAACGATTGAGGATGGCTTTGCCGGTGTTGCGATGGTGGACGCCGTCCTGCGCTCGAGCGCAGCCGGAGGGGTCTGGATGCCGGTTGAATTGTGA
- a CDS encoding RidA family protein produces the protein MNIIRNIRTPIMHRAVEANGFVFVGGTIADDTSATMGEQTRNILGKIAGYLKEAGTDKSRVVSASIFVTDLSRKKEMDAAWTEFFGDNLPARATVGVADLGGGALIEVVVTALKG, from the coding sequence ATGAACATTATCCGCAACATCCGCACGCCGATCATGCATCGCGCTGTCGAAGCCAACGGGTTTGTATTCGTGGGCGGCACGATCGCCGACGACACCAGTGCCACGATGGGCGAGCAGACCCGCAACATCCTCGGCAAGATTGCGGGCTATCTGAAGGAGGCGGGAACGGACAAGTCTCGCGTCGTCAGCGCCTCGATCTTCGTGACGGATCTCTCCAGGAAAAAGGAGATGGACGCGGCCTGGACCGAATTCTTCGGCGACAACCTGCCCGCGCGCGCAACGGTCGGTGTAGCCGACCTCGGTGGCGGCGCCTTGATCGAGGTGGTGGTCACCGCGCTCAAAGGCTGA